From the genome of Muricauda sp. SCSIO 64092, one region includes:
- a CDS encoding DUF4377 domain-containing protein, which yields MKNISFFLYPMMVILSSCSNTDDNPQVIKGVPEGTNFRVNYFDTTCQGLVEQQCLLVQEGGQLGTGDWSYFYATIQGFEFESGFIHNLDVEKTKVENPAADAPSYSYKLIRTLSKIPAECTFESPNNDLDWLRFEIEKRETNITDASKYCYISQGEFQDKPVFLYRDCNPAANTAVPVFDCLGTVLGYVGDGTVDFDDIQNQYIIWQPQEFVCQPNF from the coding sequence ATGAAAAATATATCTTTTTTCCTATATCCAATGATGGTCATTTTGAGTTCTTGTTCCAATACCGATGACAATCCACAAGTGATTAAGGGCGTACCGGAAGGAACCAATTTTCGCGTAAATTACTTTGACACTACCTGTCAAGGACTTGTTGAACAACAATGCTTATTGGTGCAGGAAGGCGGCCAATTGGGTACGGGGGATTGGAGTTACTTTTATGCAACCATTCAAGGTTTTGAATTTGAATCGGGTTTTATCCATAACCTTGACGTTGAAAAAACAAAGGTTGAAAACCCAGCTGCCGATGCGCCTTCCTACAGCTATAAATTAATCCGGACCCTATCCAAAATACCTGCGGAATGTACTTTTGAAAGCCCTAATAATGATTTGGATTGGTTACGATTTGAAATAGAGAAAAGGGAAACCAATATCACGGATGCCTCCAAATACTGTTACATTTCCCAAGGCGAATTCCAAGACAAGCCGGTTTTTCTCTATAGGGACTGTAACCCTGCCGCAAACACGGCGGTTCCTGTCTTTGATTGTTTAGGCACTGTTTTGGGATATGTAGGGGATGGTACCGTGGATTTTGATGACATCCAAAATCAATACATTATCTGGCAGCCCCAGGAATTTGTTTGCCAGCCCAACTTTTAA
- a CDS encoding DUF5103 domain-containing protein — translation MHSILKHIPFLLFPGLILSQVMEEINPPPQIKTIIFKGPTEDQFPIITLGEEIFLTFDDLSANEQDYYYKIVHCDYDWTPSQLLKSQYLEGVDNQRIIDYGNSLTTLQPYSNYRLTIPNNEVSLKVTGNYMLEIYNMNNELQFSRRFVVYKNLISVGGYVRRSRDFEFLNEKQSVQFTINTAGFPVVNPKQEIKVAIVQNYFWPTAIYDIKPQFTIGNELIYKYDQETSFYGGNEFLNFDTKDLRSPTFAISRIEFKELYHHYLFTNDYRKDQKYTYFPDVNGDFVVRTLQGTDVAREAEYTKVHFSLPYDPILGLDNVYVFGKYNNYDLSDENRMTYNEETGNLELEHFFKQGFYNYKYVVESADGTVDLNTVCGNFHFTENNYLILVYYRDFGEMHDDIIGIGTANSRNISN, via the coding sequence ATGCACTCAATCCTTAAACATATTCCTTTCCTATTGTTTCCAGGTCTAATCCTATCGCAGGTCATGGAAGAAATAAATCCCCCTCCCCAAATCAAGACCATAATCTTTAAAGGTCCAACGGAGGACCAGTTTCCGATAATAACACTGGGGGAGGAAATCTTTTTGACCTTTGACGACCTTAGCGCCAATGAACAGGATTATTATTACAAAATTGTGCACTGTGATTATGACTGGACCCCATCCCAACTTTTAAAGTCCCAATATTTAGAAGGCGTGGACAACCAACGCATTATAGATTACGGGAACAGCTTAACGACGTTACAGCCCTACTCCAACTATAGGTTGACCATTCCCAATAACGAAGTTTCCTTAAAAGTAACCGGGAATTATATGTTGGAGATTTACAATATGAACAACGAGCTTCAATTTTCCAGACGTTTTGTGGTCTATAAAAATCTTATCAGCGTTGGAGGGTATGTTAGGCGGTCCAGGGATTTTGAGTTTTTAAACGAAAAACAAAGTGTGCAATTCACCATCAATACCGCTGGTTTCCCAGTAGTCAATCCAAAACAGGAAATCAAGGTGGCCATTGTACAGAACTATTTCTGGCCAACTGCGATTTACGACATTAAACCTCAATTTACCATCGGCAACGAACTGATCTACAAATACGATCAGGAAACCAGTTTTTATGGGGGAAATGAATTCTTGAACTTTGATACCAAAGACCTCAGATCTCCCACATTTGCCATTTCAAGAATTGAATTCAAGGAATTGTACCATCACTACCTCTTTACAAATGACTATAGGAAAGACCAAAAATACACCTACTTCCCCGACGTTAATGGGGATTTTGTGGTCAGGACTTTACAGGGAACGGACGTGGCCAGGGAGGCAGAATACACCAAAGTTCATTTTAGTTTGCCCTATGACCCCATTTTAGGTTTGGACAATGTCTATGTTTTTGGAAAATATAACAACTACGACCTTTCCGATGAAAACCGAATGACGTACAATGAAGAAACCGGCAACCTGGAATTGGAACATTTTTTTAAGCAAGGCTTTTACAATTACAAGTATGTGGTGGAAAGCGCGGATGGAACGGTAGATTTAAACACGGTCTGCGGAAACTTTCACTTTACGGAAAACAATTACCTTATTTTGGTGTATTATCGGGATTTCGGCGAAATGCACGATGACATTATTGGCATTGGAACGGCCAATTCCCGAAATATCAGCAATTAA
- a CDS encoding GlxA family transcriptional regulator: protein MKSQRKTTIYFLIPPEVQLLDITGPAHIFYEAKEYGAEINTLYLGMTTAGEEISSAGLSLGKLRPYKEYVLGENDLLFIPGMESHLFLNADFTTTYGAFLKWLSDQYKNGAKICSVCTGAYILAFAGLLDRKSCTTHWKYFDDFSLRFPNVQILKDRLLVKDNTLYSSAGVSSGIDLALFLLEELFGPVFTSKIAKEVVIYLRRTESDPQLSAFLQYRNHVDTRIHQVQDLISQNLDKKIKIEEFAERVYMSSRNLTRLFKKTVGLTLGDYQDQLRLELAQKLILEGEKISFVTSACGLKSTNQLRNLFKKYLKKLPSEVVR, encoded by the coding sequence TTGAAGTCCCAAAGGAAAACAACCATTTATTTTTTGATTCCTCCAGAAGTCCAACTCCTGGATATTACCGGTCCTGCCCATATATTTTATGAAGCCAAGGAATACGGGGCCGAAATCAACACCTTATATCTGGGTATGACGACCGCAGGTGAGGAGATTTCCAGCGCTGGCCTTTCTTTGGGCAAACTTAGACCGTACAAGGAATACGTTCTTGGGGAAAACGATTTACTTTTCATCCCTGGAATGGAATCCCATTTGTTCCTAAATGCCGACTTCACCACAACATATGGCGCTTTCCTGAAATGGCTAAGCGACCAATATAAAAATGGGGCAAAAATCTGCTCTGTCTGTACAGGAGCCTATATACTGGCATTTGCCGGATTGTTGGATAGGAAAAGTTGTACGACCCATTGGAAGTATTTTGATGATTTTTCCCTACGGTTTCCAAACGTACAAATACTGAAAGACCGCCTTTTGGTCAAAGATAACACCCTGTATTCCAGTGCAGGAGTGTCATCGGGTATCGATTTGGCATTGTTCCTTTTGGAAGAACTGTTTGGCCCGGTTTTTACCTCCAAAATTGCCAAAGAGGTTGTCATCTACTTAAGAAGGACCGAAAGTGATCCCCAATTGAGCGCCTTCCTACAGTACCGGAACCATGTGGACACCCGCATACATCAGGTCCAGGATTTGATTTCCCAAAATCTGGACAAAAAAATTAAGATTGAGGAATTTGCGGAAAGGGTGTATATGAGTTCCAGGAACCTGACCCGATTGTTCAAAAAAACGGTTGGACTCACCCTTGGGGACTATCAAGATCAATTGCGTTTGGAATTGGCCCAAAAACTGATTCTGGAAGGTGAAAAAATAAGCTTTGTTACTTCGGCATGTGGATTAAAAAGTACCAATCAACTTCGAAATCTTTTCAAAAAATACCTCAAAAAGCTTCCCTCGGAAGTAGTGCGCTAA
- a CDS encoding DJ-1/PfpI family protein yields the protein MDRLLIHSFVLFVTLLLNAQPNGDSIYVCPPCGNTCDDMEYQEPGICDHCNMLLVRKDLSKTIAFYLQDGVEVLDFAGPMEVFSYAGYNVFTVSATTAPIKSQGILTIVPDYGIDNAPKADILAFFGGNSSVASQNKKVIDWVKKQENVQHYFSVCTGAFILAEAGLLDGKTATTFHDALEGLENGYSKIDVRRNVRFVDNGKEITTAGISAGIDGALHLVAKLQGVNAAKRTAYYMEYDNWNIGDGLILTDTDPYAETISSEALKTFVGTYEYKNGGTIEVAHDLKNGNLIAIMGSNRYPIYHEEGNLFSNVNNEPIFFEKDGQNQVTGYFLDKGGKVFKKLD from the coding sequence ATGGACAGATTACTTATACATTCCTTTGTTTTGTTCGTTACTTTGCTACTCAATGCCCAACCCAATGGTGATTCCATCTATGTTTGTCCTCCGTGCGGCAACACCTGCGATGATATGGAATACCAGGAGCCAGGGATATGTGACCATTGCAATATGCTACTAGTTCGAAAAGATTTGTCAAAAACCATCGCCTTTTACCTGCAAGACGGTGTTGAGGTGTTGGATTTTGCGGGCCCCATGGAGGTTTTTTCCTATGCTGGTTACAACGTTTTTACCGTTTCGGCAACTACAGCGCCCATAAAATCCCAGGGCATTCTGACCATTGTACCCGATTACGGCATTGACAATGCACCAAAGGCGGATATTTTGGCCTTTTTTGGAGGCAATTCATCAGTCGCCTCCCAGAATAAAAAGGTTATCGATTGGGTCAAAAAACAAGAAAACGTCCAACACTATTTTTCCGTTTGCACCGGTGCCTTCATACTGGCCGAGGCAGGCCTATTGGATGGTAAAACGGCAACCACCTTTCACGATGCGCTGGAAGGCCTGGAAAATGGATATTCCAAAATAGATGTCCGAAGAAATGTCCGTTTTGTGGACAATGGGAAGGAAATTACAACCGCTGGAATTTCAGCGGGTATAGATGGGGCATTGCATTTGGTGGCCAAGTTGCAGGGAGTGAACGCGGCCAAGCGCACTGCATATTATATGGAATACGACAATTGGAACATAGGTGATGGTTTGATTCTAACGGATACCGATCCCTATGCGGAAACTATTTCCAGCGAGGCGCTAAAAACCTTTGTTGGAACTTACGAATACAAAAATGGAGGTACAATTGAAGTAGCCCATGACCTTAAGAACGGGAACCTTATTGCAATTATGGGCAGCAACCGTTATCCCATTTACCACGAAGAAGGAAATTTGTTTTCCAATGTGAACAACGAACCTATCTTTTTTGAAAAGGATGGGCAAAATCAGGTTACGGGATATTTTTTGGATAAAGGAGGGAAAGTGTTCAAAAAGTTGGACTAA
- the pruA gene encoding L-glutamate gamma-semialdehyde dehydrogenase yields MGKGFFQVPTAINEPVKGYAPGSPERETVLKQYKAYYEGQVEVPLYIGPEEIKTGTTKPMSPPHDHKHVVGHYYTAEKSHVEKAIANCLESRDAWANLTWEQRAAIFLKAAELIAGPYRAKINAATMIGQSKTIHQAEIDSACELIDFLRFNVEFMSQIYEEQPDSAEGIWNRVEYRPLEGFVYAITPFNFTAIAGNLPASAAMMGNVVIWKPSDSQVYSAKVIMDIFKEAGLPDGVINMVMGDPVMITETVLASPEFSGIHFTGSTHVFKELWKQIGNNIHTYKTYPRIVGETGGKDFIIAHPSAKPQQVATAITRGAFEFQGQKCSAASRVYLPKSTASEILNLVKKDVESFNKPGSPEDMDNFITAVIHEGSFDKLAKYIDRAKADSDAEIFVGGGYDKSVGYFVEPTVIVTTDPHYTTMETELFGPVVTVFVYEDKDWSKTLELVDGTSEYALTGAVLSSDRYAIDEATRALQNCAGNFYINDKPTGAVVGQQPFGGARASGTNDKAGSAQNLLRWVSPRLIKETFVTPEDYRYPFLG; encoded by the coding sequence ATGGGTAAAGGTTTTTTTCAAGTGCCAACGGCAATCAACGAGCCTGTTAAAGGTTACGCTCCCGGCTCTCCTGAACGAGAGACGGTCCTCAAGCAGTACAAGGCCTATTATGAAGGTCAGGTAGAAGTACCGCTCTACATTGGCCCTGAAGAAATAAAGACTGGAACCACCAAGCCAATGTCGCCCCCACACGATCACAAACATGTGGTTGGCCATTATTATACCGCAGAAAAAAGCCATGTTGAAAAAGCCATTGCCAATTGCCTGGAATCACGTGATGCATGGGCAAATCTTACTTGGGAACAACGAGCTGCAATTTTTTTAAAGGCCGCAGAATTGATTGCAGGACCCTATAGGGCCAAAATCAATGCGGCTACCATGATTGGTCAATCCAAGACCATTCACCAAGCGGAAATCGATTCGGCCTGTGAATTGATTGATTTTCTCCGATTCAATGTGGAGTTCATGAGTCAAATCTATGAGGAACAACCCGATTCTGCGGAAGGCATTTGGAACCGTGTGGAATACCGTCCACTGGAAGGTTTCGTTTATGCCATTACCCCATTCAATTTTACGGCAATTGCAGGCAATTTACCGGCAAGTGCGGCAATGATGGGAAATGTGGTCATCTGGAAACCCAGTGATAGCCAGGTCTATTCGGCCAAGGTCATTATGGACATATTCAAGGAAGCGGGATTACCCGATGGCGTAATCAATATGGTCATGGGAGACCCCGTTATGATTACCGAAACCGTTTTGGCAAGCCCGGAATTTTCAGGAATCCATTTTACAGGTTCAACCCATGTTTTCAAAGAGTTATGGAAGCAAATTGGCAATAACATCCACACCTACAAAACCTATCCCAGAATTGTTGGGGAAACCGGTGGCAAGGATTTTATCATTGCACATCCAAGTGCCAAGCCGCAACAAGTGGCGACGGCCATAACCAGGGGAGCATTTGAATTTCAGGGGCAAAAATGTAGCGCTGCCTCACGTGTGTATTTGCCAAAATCCACAGCTTCGGAAATCTTGAATTTGGTCAAGAAAGATGTGGAAAGCTTCAATAAGCCAGGCTCCCCGGAAGATATGGACAACTTCATCACCGCTGTGATCCATGAAGGCTCTTTTGACAAATTGGCCAAGTACATAGACCGGGCAAAAGCAGATTCCGATGCTGAAATCTTTGTTGGCGGTGGATATGACAAATCCGTAGGGTACTTTGTTGAACCTACGGTCATTGTTACCACCGATCCCCACTACACCACTATGGAAACGGAATTGTTCGGCCCTGTGGTCACCGTGTTTGTTTATGAGGACAAGGATTGGTCCAAAACTTTGGAATTGGTGGACGGCACTTCTGAATATGCCCTCACTGGGGCCGTACTTTCAAGTGATAGGTATGCCATTGACGAGGCGACAAGGGCATTGCAAAACTGCGCAGGTAACTTTTACATCAATGACAAACCAACCGGTGCCGTAGTTGGACAACAACCTTTTGGTGGTGCCAGGGCATCGGGAACCAATGACAAAGCAGGCTCGGCCCAAAATTTATTGCGTTGGGTATCCCCGCGATTGATCAAAGAAACCTTTGTCACCCCAGAAGACTACAGATATCCATTTTTAGGATAG
- the apaG gene encoding Co2+/Mg2+ efflux protein ApaG has protein sequence MITQVTKGIKVSIRTTFEGTFFKNYKMHYAFGYTITIENQGKETVQLVSRHWDVLDSLKEIETIDGEGVIGKKPVIKPGKSHTYSSGCLLTSPVGAMKGYYIMVNLSSSESIEVEVPTFKLAAPFALN, from the coding sequence ATGATTACACAGGTTACCAAAGGAATTAAAGTTTCCATACGAACAACTTTTGAAGGTACTTTCTTCAAAAACTACAAAATGCACTATGCCTTTGGTTATACCATTACCATTGAGAACCAAGGTAAGGAAACCGTACAACTGGTCTCCAGGCATTGGGATGTGCTGGATTCCTTAAAAGAAATTGAAACTATTGATGGCGAAGGGGTTATTGGCAAGAAGCCGGTTATTAAGCCGGGCAAATCCCATACCTATAGTTCCGGTTGTCTTCTAACGTCTCCCGTTGGGGCCATGAAAGGCTACTACATTATGGTCAATCTTTCGTCTTCGGAAAGTATTGAGGTAGAGGTACCCACTTTTAAATTGGCCGCTCCATTTGCGTTGAACTAA
- a CDS encoding DUF3667 domain-containing protein: MGKGKGLITKGRYELKFRGTECRNCGHILDISDKYCPNCSQANSTKKLILKDFVDEFLSSVINYDSKLLQTLYTMLVKPGTITKDYIRGKRVSYTNPFSVSAKPGLSLFINGKLRQQLFFVG; the protein is encoded by the coding sequence ATGGGAAAAGGAAAGGGACTGATCACCAAAGGTCGTTACGAACTTAAGTTTAGAGGTACGGAATGTCGGAATTGTGGTCATATCCTGGATATCAGTGATAAGTATTGCCCAAATTGTTCGCAGGCCAATAGCACCAAAAAGTTGATCCTTAAAGACTTTGTGGACGAGTTCCTTTCCAGTGTCATCAACTACGATTCCAAACTTCTCCAAACATTATACACCATGTTGGTAAAGCCAGGAACCATTACCAAGGATTACATAAGGGGGAAACGGGTCTCCTATACCAATCCTTTTTCGGTTTCTGCTAAGCCTGGCCTTTCTCTATTTATTAATGGTAAGCTACGACAGCAACTTTTCTTCGTTGGATGA
- the rsmG gene encoding 16S rRNA (guanine(527)-N(7))-methyltransferase RsmG — translation MGVETILKYFPSLSKGQFLQFEALEHLYQDWNQKINVVSRKDIDELYLRHVLHSLGIAKVQRFNEGSEILDVGTGGGFPGIPLAILFPRTQFVLVDAIGKKIKVVHEVIEGLGLDNVIAHHSRVEDLPGEFDFIVSRAVAAMPTFVHWTKGKIKKDAAHERRNGILYLKGGDLTEELAPYRTAQLFELKDFFEEDFFETKKVVYLPQKK, via the coding sequence ATGGGTGTCGAAACGATTCTCAAGTACTTTCCCTCACTTTCCAAGGGGCAGTTTCTTCAATTTGAAGCACTTGAACACCTCTATCAGGATTGGAACCAAAAAATCAATGTGGTTTCAAGAAAGGATATTGATGAGCTCTATCTCCGACATGTATTACATTCTTTAGGGATAGCCAAAGTTCAAAGGTTCAATGAGGGTTCCGAAATTTTGGATGTGGGGACCGGTGGGGGTTTTCCCGGAATTCCATTGGCCATCCTTTTTCCAAGAACCCAGTTTGTCCTGGTTGATGCCATTGGAAAAAAGATAAAGGTGGTACATGAGGTCATTGAAGGCTTGGGCTTGGATAATGTGATCGCACACCATTCCAGAGTGGAGGATTTGCCTGGGGAGTTCGATTTTATAGTAAGCCGTGCCGTTGCCGCCATGCCCACTTTTGTGCACTGGACCAAGGGAAAGATCAAAAAAGACGCTGCCCATGAGCGCAGGAATGGAATTCTTTACTTAAAAGGTGGTGACCTCACCGAGGAATTGGCCCCATATAGAACGGCCCAACTCTTTGAGTTAAAGGATTTTTTTGAGGAAGACTTTTTTGAAACCAAGAAAGTGGTGTATTTGCCCCAAAAAAAATAA
- a CDS encoding pyridoxal phosphate-dependent aminotransferase, with the protein MSNQLSDRINRLVPSATLEMAAKARELRAAGKDVIGLSLGEPDFNTPEYIKEAAKQAIEDNYNSYTPVDGYIELKDAIITKYKRDNGLTYDRSQIVVSTGAKQSLYNVAQVCLNQGDEVILLCPYWVSYSDIVKLSGGVPVEVPTSLETDFKMTPDQLEAAITPKTKMLWYSSPCNPSGSIYSTKELRAIADVLQKHPQILVVSDEIYEHINYGVTEHASMAAFEDMYDRTITVNGVAKAFAMTGWRIGYIGAPSYIARACNKLQGQVTSGANCIAQRAVITALLESPNRIHHMVDEFKNRRKLILGLLNEIDGFECNEPEGAFYVFPDISSFFGKELNGVKINNASDFAMYLLENANVATVTGDAFGNPNGIRISYAASEEQIKEALSRIKQAV; encoded by the coding sequence ATGAGCAACCAACTTTCAGACAGAATCAACCGCCTTGTTCCATCGGCAACCTTGGAAATGGCGGCAAAAGCCCGTGAACTTAGGGCAGCGGGAAAAGATGTTATTGGATTAAGCCTTGGGGAACCAGACTTTAACACCCCGGAGTACATTAAGGAAGCCGCCAAACAGGCCATAGAAGATAACTACAATTCCTACACTCCCGTAGACGGTTATATTGAACTGAAAGATGCCATTATAACGAAATATAAAAGAGACAATGGGCTGACGTACGATCGCTCCCAAATTGTAGTCTCCACCGGTGCAAAACAGTCGCTGTACAACGTGGCACAGGTGTGTCTGAACCAAGGTGATGAAGTTATCCTTCTCTGCCCATATTGGGTAAGTTACAGCGATATTGTAAAACTCTCCGGAGGGGTACCGGTTGAAGTTCCAACATCCCTGGAAACGGACTTTAAAATGACCCCGGACCAGTTGGAAGCAGCCATTACACCCAAAACCAAAATGCTATGGTACAGTTCCCCATGTAATCCAAGCGGCTCCATTTACAGCACGAAGGAGCTTAGGGCCATAGCCGACGTTCTACAAAAACATCCACAAATTTTGGTGGTCAGCGATGAAATTTATGAACATATCAATTATGGGGTCACGGAACACGCGTCCATGGCCGCTTTTGAAGATATGTACGACCGCACGATTACGGTGAACGGTGTGGCAAAAGCATTTGCCATGACCGGTTGGCGAATTGGCTACATAGGTGCACCTTCCTATATTGCCCGCGCTTGCAATAAACTTCAGGGCCAGGTTACCAGTGGTGCCAATTGTATTGCCCAAAGGGCTGTTATTACTGCATTGTTGGAATCCCCCAATAGGATCCATCATATGGTGGATGAATTCAAAAACCGAAGGAAACTCATTCTGGGGCTTTTGAATGAAATAGATGGATTTGAATGCAATGAGCCTGAAGGGGCCTTTTACGTATTCCCCGACATTTCCTCCTTTTTTGGAAAGGAGCTGAATGGGGTCAAAATCAATAATGCTTCTGATTTTGCCATGTATTTGTTGGAAAATGCCAATGTAGCCACGGTTACGGGTGATGCCTTTGGAAATCCCAACGGAATCCGGATTTCCTATGCAGCTTCCGAGGAACAGATCAAAGAGGCCTTATCAAGAATAAAACAGGCCGTCTAA
- a CDS encoding fatty acid desaturase family protein, protein MNKDTIRFSRKDSAQFFRTLNKRVNHYFKEKEIKKTGNWKLHLKTIVMFSIFLSPYFLMLTLNLPTWVQFLLTVVMGVGMAGVGMNVMHDANHGSYSSKKWLNKVLGSSMYLLAGNVYNWQVQHNVLHHTYTNIHEHDEDMEAGRILRFSKHTEWKKHHKFQHWYSLFLYGLLTFNWAITTDFKQMYNYTKRKLAYGKFPNPVLNWSTLAITKALYFTIWIVLPILFFDIPWWHVFIGFFVMHYVAGLILSVVFQLAHIVEDAETPLPDETGTMKNTWAIHQLFTTVNFGTKNKVINWFTGGLNHQVEHHIFPHISHIHYTKIAKIVKETAKEFNLPYHEYKTTRKAIISHFKHLKELGQPPLNYQY, encoded by the coding sequence ATGAATAAAGATACCATACGCTTTTCGCGAAAAGACTCCGCACAATTTTTTAGAACACTGAACAAAAGGGTCAACCATTATTTTAAGGAAAAGGAAATTAAAAAGACCGGGAACTGGAAGCTTCACCTAAAGACCATTGTGATGTTTTCAATATTCCTTTCCCCTTATTTTTTGATGCTCACGCTTAACCTTCCCACCTGGGTACAATTTCTATTGACCGTTGTTATGGGGGTTGGCATGGCCGGTGTTGGAATGAACGTAATGCATGATGCCAACCACGGTTCCTATTCCAGTAAAAAATGGTTGAACAAGGTCCTTGGCAGCAGCATGTACCTTTTGGCAGGAAACGTTTACAACTGGCAGGTTCAACACAATGTGCTGCACCATACCTATACCAATATCCATGAGCATGATGAGGATATGGAAGCAGGAAGGATACTGAGATTCTCCAAACACACCGAGTGGAAAAAACACCACAAGTTCCAACATTGGTATTCCCTTTTTCTATATGGACTGCTTACTTTTAACTGGGCCATTACCACTGATTTTAAGCAGATGTACAACTACACCAAAAGAAAGTTGGCCTATGGTAAATTTCCGAATCCCGTTCTAAATTGGAGTACATTGGCCATAACCAAGGCACTTTATTTCACCATTTGGATTGTGCTCCCCATCCTATTCTTTGACATTCCCTGGTGGCATGTGTTCATAGGCTTTTTTGTAATGCACTATGTTGCCGGACTTATCCTAAGTGTGGTATTCCAATTGGCCCATATTGTGGAGGATGCAGAAACCCCACTACCAGATGAAACAGGGACCATGAAAAATACCTGGGCCATCCATCAATTGTTCACCACCGTGAATTTTGGAACAAAAAATAAGGTCATCAATTGGTTTACCGGTGGCTTGAACCATCAGGTGGAACATCATATTTTTCCTCATATCAGCCATATCCATTACACAAAAATTGCCAAAATTGTTAAGGAAACCGCCAAGGAATTTAATTTACCCTATCACGAATATAAAACTACCAGAAAAGCTATAATTTCGCACTTCAAACATTTGAAGGAGTTGGGACAACCTCCACTCAACTATCAATACTAG
- a CDS encoding DinB family protein: MKKLMLSLLCVTTFNAFAQEDMTVQNSIQGMVGFVQGQVVQLAEAFDESQYDWRPAEGVRSVRESLLHIASANYFLASKMGYAPPEDVDFMTMEAKITGKDNVIAALKKSNAFILDKITQEETTKLGEEVDFGFMKMNRLSGLLVVLDHNGEHKGQLIAYARSNGVTPPWSAAQ; this comes from the coding sequence ATGAAAAAATTAATGCTGTCCCTTCTGTGTGTTACCACTTTCAATGCCTTTGCACAAGAGGACATGACCGTACAAAATTCCATTCAAGGAATGGTGGGCTTTGTCCAAGGTCAGGTTGTTCAATTGGCCGAGGCTTTTGATGAGTCCCAATATGACTGGAGACCTGCGGAAGGCGTCCGCTCCGTGAGGGAATCCCTTCTTCACATCGCATCCGCCAATTATTTTTTGGCATCCAAAATGGGCTATGCCCCACCGGAAGATGTGGATTTTATGACCATGGAAGCAAAGATTACCGGTAAGGACAATGTTATTGCGGCATTGAAAAAATCCAATGCGTTTATTTTGGACAAAATTACCCAGGAGGAGACTACTAAATTGGGTGAGGAAGTGGATTTTGGTTTTATGAAAATGAACAGGCTTAGTGGACTTTTGGTGGTATTGGACCACAATGGGGAACATAAGGGGCAATTGATCGCCTATGCACGTTCCAATGGGGTAACACCACCGTGGAGCGCGGCCCAGTAA